CAGGTAGTTGCCGACCAAATGATCACTAACACCTTGACAGTGCCTGTCAGAAAACCGGAGCCTGCACATAGTTTTCATTATCGCCAGCCAAATTCTCAACCGGGCTCCAATGGATCCTCTCCACTGATAGCACAGCGCAACAGAGCAGATCAACGGGTGCATCAAAGACACGCCAAAAAGCCTTCGCGTGGGTCATCAATTTCTGCTGTATCTTCCATTATATCATCGGTATCGGTCCAAGCAGTTCCGGAATCAGGCAGTACTACAACTTTGCCTTTGGATTCCTCAAGGATGAAGAGTTCATGGACGAGCGATTTTCCAATTTATCTTCTGCGGTCGAAATTTATTGGGGAGCTGATTATGCTACAGTCCCAAAAATTTGATACGGTTAGGCTTAATAAATTGGCCGTTGATTCATTCGGTGATTTGCGCCTCGTTGACAAGTTGGAGATAAGCGAGGACCTTGTGCTGTGGGATGAGTGCTACTGCTACTTGTTTGAGCGCATGCTCGTGCTTGTGGATTTGTGCGCTAGCACGATCAAAACGTATTCTGTCGACCACTCCCTGAAATCTCAAATTCCCTCACCAACAGTGGTGAAAGTTCAGTTCGGCTCCCAACTATTATATTTGAGCTGTTCGGAGGAGgaggttctggaaaaatgGGGGGTGGCGTTGGCCAACCTCAACACGGAGTTTCCGAGCGGTTTGATTACCACAACAGTGAAAGAGGACGAATTTTACGAAATACTCAAATTTAACGAAACCGAGACACCCCAACAACTTCCGCCAGGCGTGGATCCAAAATTCTACGAAGCTACCATTAATTCGCTGGTGTTTAGTCGTAAGCCGGCCGCAATGATTATCGTTATCAACCAACTCACTCCCTCGCACCATTCATTGGTATCCATAAAAAACATCGTGCGCAGTTTATTAATGGTTAAGATTCAGATATACATGATATTTACTTCTTCTTTGCAGTTGCGTCCCGAGTCTCAGGTGTTGAGTACGCTGAGTTTTGACAGCGGGGCGGACGATGATGAGAAGGAGGATCTTTTCAGTAAGATTGACGAGTACCAGAAGCTGCTAAGCGATGTGACTCCAACTGCCGACGAGAACAAGGTCCACTGGGGGACGGACGACACTCTCTCCGCAACTTTACAGAGCTTTCGAGACAAAAGCCCTCATTCTGAACTTGACGAGCTCGCTACCGTGGTGTTGTCGGTTACTCCGCTGAGCGAACTGAACCGGCTTCCTACGTCGAAAAAcatttttgttgaaataAGCACGCCCCCAAATCTGAATGCATCGCTTAGAAGATCGAGTGTTTTCAACGTTACTGGTTGGGAGGATGCTATGGAAGCTATATGCAGCTACACTGGACTAGAATTTGATGACAGTGACTTCGAAGAAACCTCTGACGAAAGTGACGATGACGAGCGCCCGCAGCCGACAGGCATCGACTCTGACTTGCCCTCTAGTCAGGTTAAAAGTGCGCCAAGGTGGAGCACTTTATTGAAAGATTTAGATAAGGCGTTGGAGGAAACAAAAAGTCATTCTAGGAGATAGCAATAAAATGTACTATATTTGACACTTTATGACGGTGAAATTTTAGGGTGAAACTTGATCCCCTTTTTTTTCCCCTTTATCAAGTTGTATTTATACTAGAATCGGTCTCAACCTAATTCCATCCAAATGAAGCTTCAATTCCTATTCGCTTACTTAGTCCTAACCCAGATTGCTTCTGGGTACACTACCAGAGTAAGTGAACTCTCACCAAGTGAAGAAAACCTTTTGTGTTAAACTAACCCCTTTTAGTGGAACCCTGATTTCTCATGTGATGGTTGTATCCTAATCACTACTCCTTCTTCATTGCAAGGAACTATTAACACTGATACTTCTGAGCCAACCTCTACCacctcctcttcttccacATCGTCCTCGCTGGAGCAACCCacctcctcttcctcttcctcccCGACTACCTCTTCTTCCACAACCCAGGAGACAACAACCACTGTTGAAGCCACGGCTACAACCTCTTCtagctcctcgtcatcaaCTGTTACTTCTACTGCTGCACTTACTACACCATACACGACCACTACAGCCACGAGTTCCCTGCAAACAACACCTGCCACCACAGAGCTCACCGAAGGTCCCTCTTCGACTACTCCAACAAATACAAATGAGGTAGTCACAACAGTTATCGGCAAGTTGTCAACTAATACGTATGTTATATCTACCAGCTCTGCCATTGTGTTGCTTGTGACCCATACAGAAACACTTACGTATGTGAACTCGCAGGTTTCCACTTCAACGCAAACTATTCCTGAATCATCTTTGATTGTTGAGGCAACAGCAACATCAATCTACACAGATCCTGTGTCCACAACAAGTTTTCTCGGGTACTTCAATCATTCCACCAATAGTATTGAGTATGAGACCGTCACTTCCATCTTTTATGGTTCTTCTTACTCTCTTTACACAGATTATAGAACACATTACTTTACCAGCTACCTTACGACTACCACAGAAACGGTGGTGACAGACACCTACATCGTTTGGGATACCAGAGTTATCGAATCTTATAGCTTGACCACTGGCTACCAAACGCTAGTTTCAACTCTATATCCAACCACAGTGGTTTCCACCATTGCGTCTTCTACTACATCCACTGCTCAGACTCCTGCTCAGACTCCTGCTCAGACTACTTCTGCAACCGTCCTGCCTACCGTTACTGAGTCTTCTTACTTTACCGTCACCTCAGTGGTCAGTCCTACCGAAAGTTCGTGTCTTGTTTGGGCTAACAGTGCGACTTCATGGACTGTGGGTTCTGCTGGTATTGAAATCCAGAGCTCGGCCACAGTCCAGGCTGTGGCCAATGAGGGAAGGAAAAGTAAAGATATAACAGGGGTGGCTCTTTGGTTCACTTTGACTGCTTGGTTTGCAATAACTTTATTCATCTAATAAGCAATAACGCTAATCCAGAATAGCATCCTCTAGATTATGGCTACTTTGCTCAACTTCATTTAGAAACCCATGCATTGCATAATTAAATATGATATAATTAAAATCTAGCAATTCTTTATTTTCTTAGCACAGATGGATCCTGGAAAAAGCGAGATTGAATCATACAGCCGAGAGCGAAATAAATTCCTCATCACTGAGAATATCTGGTAGGAGCCAGTCGGATCTATAAACAAAATGGATTTGAGGTCCTGGTGCTTCCGTTGCCTCGTTTTCACTCCTTTCTGGCGTAGTTTGGATCGCTTTGGcagcttgttctttttgctttcGGTATTGGTTGACAAAAGACACAGCACTTGAGGCCAGAAAAGTGCTACTAAAAAGATAGGTTGCAAAAGTGATGATGGAGAGAGCCATAGAAGATTTCTTCAGCTGGCAGTTGCTTGCAAGTTGAAGTAATAAAGCCGAttgtttctccaaagtAGTTAGATTATTGGAATTGTAGGAGTCAAGCAAGTTGGAAAGAGGTCCTGAGAGATTGGAGGAATTTGATTGAGAAATAAGAttctcaatttcatcgTAAAGCTCGTTGTCAGACGATGTCGAGTTATTAGACTCATCCTCATTGTAGTAATTAGACAGTATAAACTCCGAAAGATCAGAAGTCAGGTTATAGCTGCTGATCAAGCCTTCGACACTGGAGCAGGATTGAGAACCATATTGACTGACTTGAATGATTATATTGCTAATCCACAATGCTTGCGAAATCACCTCAGATCCAAACAATGACGAGGCATAACCAGCCTGCTTCAGGGAGACACCTACTGCCGTTTTGGAAACAAACTCCGAGGCACTTGTTGACAAGGTTCTGAAGACAGATGATTTCCACAAGAGGGCCTGAGTGTTTGAGTTTGTGTTCTTTTTGGTGAATAATTTTGGCAAAGCGTAGTTCAAGGAATTGGAGCTGATACTGgtacaagctgaagaaatcACAACCGCAgattttttccacgagGGATCAATGTAAAGGGACGGCTCACTAAGGTCCCTTTTAGCCAATGAGAATGAAACCTCGGATGAGGTGCTATTATAGAGCTCCCTTAGCTCATCTGCCAGAGAAGTCAAAGAGCTCCGGTCGTTAATGATTTTTCCTGATAAGCCAATAAGGATTACCCCAAGGATCAGCTGGGCATATCTGGcagtggaggaggaagaagatAGAGAAACCATTAGAAAAGAGGGACAAATATTCGGAGTTGAACCAAAAAAAGGGGACATGGTGGCTTTATACTACCATGCATGTTGTAAGAACAAGACAAAAAAGGGCCGTATCCCacaacaaaaacaacgTCGCGGTGTAAGGGCGTTTTAAATGATCATAATATACAACTGCTCAAGTAGTCGCAAAGAATTTAATGAGTTTCGCTCGCGACGATATCATTGTTCCGTGTGCAAACCTTCCATTGGACACCCCCTCGAGAATCAATGAGCTGCGACATGCCATCAGCTCCAATCAGCTGATGAATTCTGCCCACAACTTGCACGAGTTAATCGATCAATTGTTCAGTTTCGTCAAAAATAGCCGAAGTACCGATTCAGCTAGCATCCAAGACCTTCTGGAGAGTGCCAAGGAGATCACGATATTCGAGGGATGTCCCTGGTCCAATTACAAGACCGTCAAAACATTGGACTGGACTGCTTATGATGAAATTGTTGCTTCGTCCATTTCAATCATGCAGATTTATCATCTATTAACATTGGAAGCACTCGAAAAACAATACAACTCAAACGATCTCGCTGACGAAGTatggagaaaaatatctAATATGCTTAAGAGCGCATTTGGGCTTGCTAGCGAATTCCGGGATCAGGTGTCTGAATTGCATCGACCCCACTTCGATTACATTTATCATCTGAACCAGATATTGGTGCAACTTCTGatcattttcaagaacatttACGTTACACATAGAGAGATCAAGGCTAGATttggtgtttttgatcaggTTCCTGAGAAACTGAATACTTATGTTCGCATACTGATATTTGTCTACAACGAATGTGCAGTTTTGGAGCAATTGAGGAAATCTTCGCAAGTTGGGACTTTGAAAAGGTTTGTGGAAATTCTATTCTCATACTATAGAAGCCTCTTCTATTATCACAAGAATGAGTTAGGGATAGCCCTTGGTATCAGCAGATATGGCCTTGCCAACAGCATCGATCAATCCAAAATCAGATCGAAGTTGCATATCAAGGCGAAAAATTTCAATGTTAAAGACAAGCACCTTTGGAGTGAAGAAATAAGGTTTATGAGAGAATTCCAAAATCCAGGATTCCCAGCTGCATTTCGGCATAATATCTCTACTGTCGTTGATATATTGCGCATTCTAAATTCCAAGTATGAGAAACTCAACAATAGTATCAATTTTCAGGAAGTGCCTTCCCTTGAAGAAGTGAAGCATAGATACCTGTTTGATTCTGCAGACCTGCCGTCTGGACTTCAAGTGCCGCTGGTAGATATCAATCATTTCATTCCAACATGTCTGATGGAAGCCACTAACGTTCAAAATGTTTACTTTTAAGGAAACTCAACCATATAAAAATCCTATCCCGTTGCACCAATTGGCCATCTTCCCATAGAAACCATACAGATTCTTACCTTGAGGCACGAAAAACTGACGCACACCTCCCCCTGTTCCGCCTAGCATTGGACTCGATTTCTTGTTGGTCAGAATCTGAATAGCATCAACCCAAGCTCCACAACGTATGTTGAATCCTGTTATAAAttcatcttcttccaaATAAAAATCTGAGTGATGACTTTTGAAGTTTCCAAAATCCAGATAGCTTCGATCAGTGAAAAGGACTCTGATTCCGTCCAACGCCAAACCATGTGTAACTTGTAGCCCGATGACTCGCTTATCAGGAAACGTGACCATCAAATCATTGCCCTGGCCTCCTCCGTAAACCTCGCTTTTCGTAAGAGACAATGTACCACCATTCACCAACACAGGAGAACTCAACTCATTAAGTAATTTCCGCAAATCACTAATGTCTTTTTGTACAAACCCTCTTGCAAGAGCTCGAACATTAATGGGTCTCTTAGTTTTTAGTTGAGACTCAAGTTGGGAGACGGATAAGCGGACGACTGGGCGGCAGCCCTGACCCTTCAAGAACACTGGTAGGAACTCGTATTGCAAGTCGGGGAATTCACCAGTCATGAACTCAACAAGATAGATTCCTGAAGGTGCCACCAAATCCAAGGTATCTTTATCGATCGCCAAAACGGATATTTCACACACTGCATCTGCAGGCAGTTTCATTCCTTGGTTGCATCTAAATGCAGTTGGTCTAAATGATTCCACGTAGAAATCAGCGGGGACAGCAAAGGCTGGATGATAGAGAAACCTTATTTTGTCCAATCTGTGCCATCCAGGTTCTGTGCTTGTAAGCACGGGGCCCCATTCTGATTTCTTTGTTCGCTGACAATACGCCTCTTTTGCTAAGAACTTGCGGTTCAATGTTAGATAATCACGAAGCATAACTCCATTCCTTTGATGAGGACAACCAAGTAAGTGCCCTATTTCGTGCATAAATGCCCCTAAAGTCAACGTAAAGCATTCCCAAGCAGTACCACATTGGTTGCAATCATTTGCCACTTCATTGGTGCTGATCGGCGTGGTGTCGGTCAATGCTCTATGCAAGGACTCCATATTCATTGGCCAGGAGTGAAGTCCGTGGGACCCAAAGATCGCAAGCTTGATCCTATCGTTCCCACCACCCAGTGCGGCATGTCCCAAAATTAAGTTCTGCGTCTTATCCCAGTGAGCATCCAAAATCATGACAGCCGCCATAGCTGGCACGCGGGAGGTTGCCGACTCCGCGAACGGGCCACCATATTTGGTCAAGGAATCCATCGCAATGCCGAAGAGCTCTCCAGCTTTCTTCGCCTTAGGGTTCTGTTGTGCATAATCAGCGCTTCGGAGTTCAGCAACAGTGCGTTCCGACCGAACAATGTGTATTTTAATCTCGTTGCGCAGGGTTCCTTTTCCCTCCTCAATATAGCTGATGGTACTTCGggttttttcttccacaaaTCGGAAGCTTCTCGATCCGAACTTCTCTAGATACATATCATCCTGCGTGAACGCCTGCATCAATCTTCCGCCCATGCGCAACTTGCGTACTGCCGCATCAATATTGTTTCCCTCGT
This window of the Ogataea parapolymorpha DL-1 chromosome VII, whole genome shotgun sequence genome carries:
- a CDS encoding putative metalloprotease, producing MPFQFENLPPEQLELQVPVYILKGRTLARRKGLLAVFNDKFSVQYYEIVDGYFKAMVHLGDGINCLTLQHVDGIWMNGQPAFPKDGPVVFDQTQVKLNYNPISDESLVPKIHLCVLVGKDSPQLFDCPQAKRYEGNNIDAAVRKLRMGGRLMQAFTQDDMYLEKFGSRSFRFVEEKTRSTISYIEEGKGTLRNEIKIHIVRSERTVAELRSADYAQQNPKAKKAGELFGIAMDSLTKYGGPFAESATSRVPAMAAVMILDAHWDKTQNLILGHAALGGGNDRIKLAIFGSHGLHSWPMNMESLHRALTDTTPISTNEVANDCNQCGTAWECFTLTLGAFMHEIGHLLGCPHQRNGVMLRDYLTLNRKFLAKEAYCQRTKKSEWGPVLTSTEPGWHRLDKIRFLYHPAFAVPADFYVESFRPTAFRCNQGMKLPADAVCEISVLAIDKDTLDLVAPSGIYLVEFMTGEFPDLQYEFLPVFLKGQGCRPVVRLSVSQLESQLKTKRPINVRALARGFVQKDISDLRKLLNELSSPVLVNGGTLSLTKSEVYGGGQGNDLMVTFPDKRVIGLQVTHGLALDGIRVLFTDRSYLDFGNFKSHHSDFYLEEDEFITGFNIRCGAWVDAIQILTNKKSSPMLGGTGGGVRQFFVPQGKNLYGFYGKMANWCNGIGFLYG